One window of the Allorhizobium ampelinum S4 genome contains the following:
- a CDS encoding serine hydrolase domain-containing protein codes for MLKLLLFQALLTLFMVLPLESAHAQPWQSIDPALAGWNVDRLKAAQDYSTRLKPTAVMVVQDGKVIARWGDVSRKVNVASIRKSLLSALYGIAVSEGRINLENTLENLKIDDKPPGLTVTEKQATVRDLLMARSGVYHRAASETDEMRRKRPERGSHAPGSFWWYNNWDFNALGTIYRQQTGEDIFQSFAQRIAAPLGMEDFSTRDGHYVTVAQSEHPAFPVNLSARDAARFGQLYLDVGRWNSRQVIPASWVKDSTTPYFQTDRGSMGYGYLWWTLNPAVFGEGAALASGYGGQALAVIPQKRLVVVQVVDASQNPKGIRTSHFVAMLQILATAAP; via the coding sequence ATGCTCAAACTTTTGCTTTTCCAAGCTTTATTGACTCTGTTCATGGTGCTCCCCCTGGAAAGTGCGCATGCTCAGCCCTGGCAGAGTATTGATCCGGCACTCGCTGGATGGAATGTCGACAGGCTGAAAGCCGCTCAGGATTATTCCACGCGGTTGAAGCCGACAGCCGTTATGGTGGTTCAGGATGGAAAGGTTATTGCGCGTTGGGGTGACGTTTCGCGCAAAGTGAACGTGGCGTCGATCCGCAAAAGCTTGTTGAGTGCGCTCTACGGAATTGCCGTATCCGAGGGCCGCATAAACCTCGAGAATACGCTTGAGAATCTGAAGATTGATGACAAGCCTCCCGGCCTTACCGTGACAGAAAAACAAGCGACGGTGCGTGACTTGCTGATGGCGAGATCAGGAGTTTATCATCGTGCGGCCTCTGAAACCGACGAGATGCGGCGCAAACGGCCAGAGCGTGGAAGCCATGCGCCGGGCTCGTTCTGGTGGTACAACAATTGGGATTTCAATGCACTCGGCACGATCTATCGCCAGCAGACGGGTGAGGATATTTTCCAGAGCTTTGCGCAGCGCATCGCTGCGCCGCTCGGCATGGAGGACTTCTCAACGCGTGACGGCCATTATGTAACCGTTGCGCAATCGGAGCATCCTGCTTTTCCGGTCAATCTCAGCGCCAGGGACGCTGCTCGTTTTGGTCAGCTTTATCTGGATGTCGGTCGATGGAACAGCAGGCAGGTTATTCCCGCATCATGGGTCAAGGACTCAACAACGCCTTACTTCCAAACCGATCGGGGAAGCATGGGTTATGGTTATCTCTGGTGGACATTGAACCCTGCCGTATTCGGGGAGGGAGCGGCTCTTGCATCCGGCTATGGCGGTCAAGCTTTAGCAGTTATTCCTCAAAAACGTTTGGTCGTTGTCCAGGTTGTCGACGCTTCCCAAAATCCCAAAGGCATTCGAACAAGCCATTTCGTGGCAATGCTGCAAATCCTCGCGACGGCTGCTCCTTAG
- a CDS encoding CTP synthase, with protein sequence MKPMARYVFITGGVVSSLGKGIAAAALGALLQARGYRVRLRKLDPYLNVDPGTMSPTQHGEVFVTDDGAETDLDLGHYERFTGRSATKTDNITTGRIYKNIIDKERRGDYLGATVQVIPHVTNEIKDFIVEGNSDYDFVICEIGGTVGDIEAMPFVEAIRQLGNELPRGNAIYVHLTLMPYIPAAGELKTKPTQHSVKELQALGIHPDILLVRADREIPEPERRKLSLFCNVRPSAVIQALDVANIYDVPMAYHKEGLDNEVLAAFGIEPAPKPRLDAWEEVSNRIRTPEGEVTIAIVGKYTGLKDAYKSLIEALHHGGIANRVKVKLEWIESEVFEKEDPAPYLEKVHGILVPGGFGERGSEGKILAAQFARERKVPYFGICFGMQMAVVEAARHLAGIEQASSTEFGQTSEPVVGLMTEWMKGNELEKRSAAGNLGGTMRLGAYKAALKKDSRIADIYGSTEISERHRHRYEVNVDYKQRLEDCGLVFAGMSPDGLLPETVEYPDHPWFVGVQYHPELKSRPLDPHPLFKSFVEAALEQSRLV encoded by the coding sequence GTGAAGCCCATGGCGCGATATGTATTCATCACTGGCGGCGTGGTTTCCTCTCTTGGTAAGGGAATAGCGGCTGCGGCACTCGGGGCTTTGTTGCAGGCACGTGGTTATCGTGTACGGCTGCGCAAACTGGACCCCTATCTCAACGTTGACCCGGGCACCATGAGCCCGACTCAGCACGGTGAAGTCTTCGTCACCGACGACGGCGCAGAGACGGACCTTGATCTTGGCCACTACGAACGCTTCACAGGGCGCTCGGCGACCAAGACCGATAACATCACCACCGGACGGATCTACAAGAACATTATCGACAAGGAACGGCGCGGCGATTATCTCGGCGCAACGGTTCAGGTCATTCCGCATGTCACCAACGAGATCAAGGACTTCATCGTTGAGGGCAATAGCGATTACGATTTTGTGATCTGCGAAATCGGCGGCACAGTAGGCGACATCGAGGCTATGCCTTTCGTGGAAGCCATTCGTCAGCTGGGCAACGAGTTGCCACGCGGCAATGCGATCTATGTGCATTTGACGCTGATGCCTTACATTCCGGCGGCTGGCGAGTTGAAGACCAAGCCAACCCAGCATTCCGTCAAGGAATTGCAGGCCCTTGGCATTCATCCTGATATTCTGCTGGTGCGTGCGGATCGTGAGATTCCTGAGCCGGAACGTCGCAAGCTGTCGCTGTTTTGTAATGTCCGCCCGTCGGCGGTTATTCAGGCGCTGGATGTTGCCAATATCTATGACGTACCCATGGCCTACCACAAGGAAGGGCTGGACAATGAAGTCCTGGCCGCCTTTGGCATCGAACCGGCTCCCAAGCCACGCCTCGATGCCTGGGAAGAGGTTTCCAACCGCATCCGCACCCCGGAAGGCGAGGTTACCATTGCCATCGTCGGCAAATATACCGGCCTGAAGGATGCTTATAAGTCGCTGATCGAAGCGCTTCACCATGGCGGTATTGCCAACCGCGTCAAGGTCAAGCTTGAGTGGATCGAATCCGAGGTATTCGAGAAGGAAGACCCGGCTCCTTACCTCGAAAAAGTTCACGGTATTCTGGTACCGGGCGGCTTTGGTGAGCGTGGCTCTGAAGGCAAGATTCTGGCCGCCCAGTTTGCGCGTGAACGCAAGGTTCCTTACTTCGGCATCTGCTTTGGTATGCAAATGGCCGTGGTGGAAGCAGCCCGTCACCTGGCAGGCATCGAACAGGCCTCCTCGACTGAATTTGGTCAGACATCTGAGCCGGTCGTCGGCTTGATGACCGAATGGATGAAGGGCAATGAGCTTGAGAAGCGGTCTGCTGCGGGTAATCTTGGCGGCACTATGCGTCTTGGCGCCTATAAGGCTGCTCTGAAGAAAGATTCGCGGATTGCCGACATTTACGGCTCTACCGAGATTTCCGAGCGTCACCGCCATCGCTATGAAGTGAATGTGGATTACAAGCAACGGCTGGAAGACTGCGGTCTGGTCTTTGCAGGCATGTCGCCTGACGGTCTTCTGCCGGAGACGGTGGAATATCCCGATCACCCATGGTTCGTCGGCGTGCAGTATCACCCGGAACTCAAGTCCCGCCCGCTGGACCCGCATCCATTGTTCAAGAGCTTTGTAGAAGCGGCTTTGGAGCAAAGCCGGCTCGTTTGA